The Gavia stellata isolate bGavSte3 chromosome 1, bGavSte3.hap2, whole genome shotgun sequence genome has a segment encoding these proteins:
- the RAI2 gene encoding retinoic acid-induced protein 2: MEELYKDAPNLPMDVTSSPSAMANNKLENGVAQLITAEAWNINSADLMKKALSPLVTVPAPSILTPPAESQSGVALKVAATVLQPICLGDSPVVLPIHLQVAGSAAPQMPATSAATPYVMTTQGPVPLPVLLEQHVFQHLNSPLVLPPGAACPASPLHTGLFPSAPTPVGQPQLLDPKPSGQAQEPVLPPVFQTPGFAAVLQDLFPSQGALGSTPCQPPPDYAALPPQAFSSPLSPLVPPATLLVPYPVIVPLPVPVPIPIPVPIPVPHGAEAKAAPDPPKPPLFTPHSCKGTQTPLEKEETKPFDLLHPREFPQLSRHTVIKMGGENEALDLSMKGPPTPRAGEAAPPPPPEDGALDLSLASCRKPGGPHGEVAGAGPATAEAGVHPVPDKLPGPAAPFTPCKPQEASGKAEGRGVGGGASELLRQPQKWLVEQAGRAGCEPKASNNIEIVSTSQTAKVIVSVKDAVPTIFCGKIKGLSGVSTKNFSFKRDLPQDSVLQCYDVKSPPEPRDSAEALRKPVKNRSVKLKKMNSPEIHILPIKKQRLAAFFPRK; encoded by the coding sequence ATGGAGGAGCTGTACAAGGACGCCCCAAACCTGCCTATGGATGTCACCAGCTCGCCCTCGGCAATGGCCAACAACAAGCTGGAGAACGGGGTGGCCCAGCTGATCACGGCGGAGGCCTGGAACATCAACTCGGCCGACTTGATGAAGAAGGCCCTGTCCCCGCTGGTGACCGTCCCCGCACCCTCCATCCTAACACCGCCGGCCGAGTCTCAGAGCGGGGTGGCCTTGAAGGTGGCGGCCACCGTGCTGCAGCCCATCTGCCTGGGGGACAGCCCCGTCGTCCTGCCCATCCACCTGCAGGTCGCTGGCAGCGCCGCCCCGCAGATGCCAGCCACCAGCGCTGCCACCCCCTACGTCATGACCACCCAGGGCCCCGTCCCGCTGCCCGTCCTCCTGGAGCAGCACGTCTTCCAGCACCTGAACTCGCCCCTGGTGCTGCCCccgggggctgcctgccccGCCAGCCCCCTGCACACCGGCCTCTTCCCCAGCGCCCCCACCCCTGttgggcagccccagctgctggacCCCAAGCCCTCCGGCCAAGCCCAGGAGCCCGTCCTGCCCCCCGTCTTTCAGACGCCGGGGTTTGCCGCTGTCCTTCAGGACTTGTTTCCCTCACAGGGTGCCCTGGGCTCTaccccctgccagcccccgcCCGACTACGCCGCCCTCCCGCCCCAGGCCTTCAGCTCGCCCCTCTCCCCGCTGGTGCCCCCCGCCACGCTGCTGGTGCCCTACCCCGTCATCGTGCCCCTgcccgtccctgtccccatccccatccccgtccccatccctgtgccccACGGTGCCGAAGCCAAGGCGGCCCCCGACCCACCCAAGCCGCCGCTCTTCACCCCCCACTCCTGCAAGGGGACTCAGACCCccctggagaaggaggagacGAAGCCCTTCGACCTCCTCCACCCACGGGAGTTTCCCCAGCTGAGCCGCCACACCGTCATCAAGATGGGCGGCGAGAATGAGGCGCTGGACCTCTCCATGAAAGGGCCACCCACGCCCCGGGCCGGCGAGGCTGCCCCGCCACCACCGCCTGAGGACGGGGCCCTGGACCTGTCCCTCGCCTCCTGCCGCAAGCCGGGGGGGCCCCACGGGGAGGTGGCTggcgccggccccgccaccgccgAGGCTGGTGTTCACCCCGTGCCGGACAAGCTCCCCGGCCCAGCCGCCCCCTTCACCCCTTGCAAGCCCCAGGAGGCGTCGGGCAAGGCggagggcaggggggtgggcggcggggcaagcgagcTGCTGCGGCAGCCGCAGAAGTGGCTGGTGGAGCAGGCCGGCAGGGCGGGCTGTGAGCCCAAGGCCAGCAACAACATCGAGATCGTCAGCACCTCACAGACAGCCAAAGTCATCGTCTCCGTCAAGGACGCCGTGCCCACCATCTTCTGCGGCAAGATCAAGGGCCTGTCGGGGGTCTCCACCAAAAACTTTTCCTTCAAAAGGGACCTGCCCCAGGACTCGGTGCTGCAGTGCTACGACGTGAAGAGCCCGCCTGAGCCCCGGGACAGCGCCGAGGCCCTCAGGAAACCCGTCAAAAACAGGAGCGTAAAGCTAAAGAAAATGAACTCGCCGGAGATACATATTCTTCCAATCAAGAAGCAACGGCTCGCTGCCTTTTTTCCAAGAAAGTAA